One part of the Eucalyptus grandis isolate ANBG69807.140 chromosome 10, ASM1654582v1, whole genome shotgun sequence genome encodes these proteins:
- the LOC104422369 gene encoding zinc finger CCCH domain-containing protein 66 — protein MSARQFSILLELSAADDLTNFKKAVEEDGYDIDESSLWYGRRIGSKKIGLEERTPLMIAAMFGSMSMLDYIIKSGRANVNKACGSDGATALHCAVAGGSVQSPEVVKLLLDSSANANSIDANGKRAGDLISEVSGSPFNSRRKTLDVMLTGGGTVEFVEETYNLPENLGSQIEGNEQRESPTARASKDGSEKKEYPVDLSLPDINNGIYSTDEFRMYSFKVKPCSRAYSHDWTECPFVHPGENARRRDPRKYHYSCVPCPEFRKGSCRQGDGCEYAHGIFECWLHPAQYRTRLCKDEIGCTRKVCFFAHKHEELRPLYASTGSALPSPRSFSPVAASLDMGSLSPLSLGSSSVRIPPTSTPPMTPSGASSPLGGSMWKSQINSTPPGLQLPGSRLRSALSARDMDLDVDLIDLENNYRLQKQLLEHFPDLSSPRGWNNSSSTTSAFPEYSGDMTGEISRLGVKPNNLEDSFRSLDLTLLSQLQGLSLDGAISQLQSPTGMKIRQNMTQQLYSNYTDKLSSSPRAMPSFGTDPSRASAAATLSSRSLAFAKRSHSFIERSTVNSQSGYSAGAASPTARMSSQNDWGSPDGKLDWGIQGEELNKLRKSASFGLRSSSNRFHASADSATATVGDPDMPWIQSLAKEAPSQNPGNFGAEHQQQQQQQYHLNSGGTELLPAWVEQLYADQEQMVA, from the coding sequence ATGTCGGCCCGTCAGTTCTCGATCCTGCTCGAGTTATCTGCTGCGGATGATCTGACGAACTTTAAGAAAGCAGTTGAGGAAGACGGCTACGATATTGATGAGTCGAGCTTGTGGTATGGTAGGAGGATCGGGTCGAAGAAGATTGGGCTTGAAGAGAGAACTCCCCTCATGATTGCCGCGATGTTCGGCAGTATGTCCATGCTGGATTATATTATCAAGTCTGGCCGGGCCAATGTAAACAAGGCGTGTGGTTCAGATGGTGCTACCGCGCTTCACTGTGCTGTGGCTGGTGGCTCGGTACAATCTCCTGAGGTGGTCAAGCTGTTGCTTGATTCTTCAGCGAATGCTAACTCCATTGATGCGAATGGGAAACGAGCGGGAGACTTGATTTCTGAGGTCTCTGGTTCGCCCTTCAATTCGAGAAGGAAGACTTTGGATGTCATGTTGACTGGAGGTGGGACTGTTGAGTTTGTTGAGGAAACTTACAATCTGCCTGAGAATCTGGGTAGTCAAATTGAAGGAAACGAACAAAGAGAGAGTCCAACGGCCCGCGCTTCCAAGGATGGTTCTGAAAAGAAAGAGTATCCTGTCGACCTTTCTCTTCCGGACATCAACAATGGAATATATAGCACAGATGAGTTTAGGATGTATTCTTTCAAAGTGAAGCCTTGCTCGAGAGCTTACTCTCATGACTGGACTGAGTGTCCATTTGTTCACCCTGGGGAGAATGCAAGACGGCGTGACCCACGGAAATATCACTACAGCTGTGTGCCTTGCCCTGAGTTCCGCAAGGGGTCATGCAGGCAAGGGGATGGCTGCGAGTATGCTCATGGTATATTTGAGTGCTGGCTTCACCCAGCTCAATATCGCACCCGTCTCTGTAAGGATGAGATTGGATGCACCAGAAAAGTCTGTTTCTTTGCCCACAAACATGAAGAGCTTCGTCCATTGTATGCATCAACTGGTTCAGCGCTTCCTTCTCCAAGATCATTTTCGCCCGTTGCTGCTTCTCTAGACATGGGATCACTGagccctctctctcttggtTCTTCTTCAGTCCGGATACCGCCAACTTCAACACCACCTATGACTCCATCAGGGGCCTCTTCTCCCCTTGGTGGGTCGATGTGGAAAAGCCAAATTAATAGCACTCCGCCTGGCTTGCAGCTTCCAGGTAGCAGGTTGAGAAGCGCATTGAGTGCTAGAGACATGGATTTAGATGTTGACTTGATCGATCTAGAAAATAATTATCGTTTGCAGAAGCAGTTGCTCGAACACTTTCCTGATCTGTCCTCTCCTCGTGGTTGGAACAACTCTTCATCCACCACGTCGGCTTTCCCTGAGTATTCAGGTGACATGACTGGAGAAATAAGTAGGTTAGGAGTAAAACCAAATAATCTCGAGGATAGTTTCAGGTCATTGGACCTGACCCTCTTGTCTCAGTTACAAGGGCTGTCACTTGATGGTGCAATATCCCAGCTGCAATCTCCTACTGGAATGAAGATTCGGCAGAACATGACCCAGCAGCTCTACTCAAACTATACTGACAAGCTTTCCTCGTCACCTAGGGCAATGCCATCATTTGGAACCGATCCTTCCAGAGCTTCAGCAGCAGCCACTCTGAGTTCCAGGTCATTGGCATTTGCAAAAAGGAGCCACAGCTTCATTGAGCGGAGTACAGTGAACAGTCAGTCTGGATATTCAGCAGGTGCTGCTTCTCCAACTGCAAGGATGTCTTCCCAGAATGACTGGGGCTCGCCCGATGGCAAACTAGACTGGGGCATTCAAGGGGAGGAGCTGAACAAGCTGAGGAAATCCGCATCATTCGGGCTCAGGAGCAGCAGCAACCGCTTCCATGCGTCTGCAGATTCTGCGACAGCAACTGTAGGGGACCCAGACATGCCCTGGATTCAGTCCTTGGCAAAGGAAGCCCCGTCACAAAACCCTGGCAATTTTGGAGCAGagcatcagcagcagcagcagcagcagtatCATCTTAATTCTGGAGGTACTGAGCTGCTTCCAGCTTGGGTGGAGCAGTTGTACGCGGATCAGGAGCAGATGGTCGCCTGA
- the LOC104422371 gene encoding internal alternative NAD(P)H-ubiquinone oxidoreductase A2, mitochondrial, with amino-acid sequence MAWFGRFVQLANVKNSARPTNPNHFLTSLSHFSSTAGPAPAAAVRSRQPNLAPTRPDEKPRVVVLGSGWAACRLMKGLDTKAYDVVCVSPRNHMVFTPLLASTCVGTLEFRSVAEPIARIQPAISTAPGSYFFLANCTGVDPDDHSVQCETVTDGISSLEPWKFKITYDKLVVALGAEASTFGIHGVNENAIFLREVHHAQEIRRKLLLNLMLSDVPGISEEEKRRLLHCVVVGGGPTGVEFSGELSDFIMKDVHQRYAHVKDFIHVTLIEANEILSSFDDRLRRYATKQLTKSGVRLVQGVVKDVKSQKIILNDGTEVPYGLLVWSTGVGPSPFVRSLQLPKSPGGRIGVDEWLRVPSVQDIFAIGDCSGFLESTGKPVLPALAQVAERQGKYLAELLNSVAKAGGGRANSIKEIALGDPFVYRHLGSMATVGRYKALVDLRQSKEAKGLSLAGFTSWFIWRSAYLTRVVSWRNRFYVAINWFTTFVFGRDISRI; translated from the exons ATGGCCTGGTTCGGAAGATTCGTTCAACTCGCCAACGTCAAGAACTCGGCGCGACCCACCAATCCCAACCACTTCCTCACGTCCCTCTCGCACTTCAGCTCCACCGCCGGGCCGGCGCCGGCGGCCGCCGTGCGGTCGAGGCAACCAAACCTGGCCCCAACGAGGCCCGACGAGAAGCCGAGGGTGGTGGTGCTGGGCTCGGGCTGGGCGGCCTGCCGGCTGATGAAGGGCCTGGACACCAAGGCGTACGACGTGGTGTGCGTGTCGCCGCGGAACCACATGGTGTTCACGCCGCTCCTGGCGTCGACGTGCGTGGGGACCCTGGAGTTCCGGTCCGTCGCCGAGCCCATTGCGCGGATCCAGCCCGCCATCTCCACCGCGCCGGGGTCATATTTCTTCCTCGCCAATTGTACTGGGGTCGATCCTGACGATCACTCG GTGCAATGCGAGACTGTAACTGATGGAATCAGCAGTTTAGAGCCTTGGAAGTTTAAAATTACTTATGACAAGCTGGTTGTAGCATTAGGAGCAGAGGCCTCAACTTTTGGAATCCATGGTGTGAATGAGAACGCAATATTTCTACGTGAAGTGCACCATGCACAAGAAATCCGCAGGAAGCTGCTCCTAAACCTGATGCTATCTGATGTGCCTG GTATTTCAGAGGAAGAAAAGCGGAGGCTCCTACATTGTGTTGTTGTTGGAGGGGGTCCGACAGGTGTAGAGTTTAGTGGTGAACTGAGTGATTTCATTATGAAAGATGTTCATCAAAGATATGCACATGTGAAAGACTTCATCCATGTTACCCTAATAGAG GCCAATGAGATATTATCTTCCTTTGATGATCGTCTCCGGCGATATGCTACAAAGCAGCTGACAAAG TCTGGAGTTCGTTTGGTCCAAGGTGTTGTGAAGGATGTCAAATCTCAGAAGATAATTCTCAATGACGGCACAGAGGTTCCTTATGGGCTGTTGGTGTGGTCTACTGGTGTTGGTCCCTCACCTTTTGTGAGATCTCTGCAACTTCCAAAATCCCCAGGAGGGAG GATTGGTGTTGATGAATGGCTTCGAGTTCCTTCTGTTCAGGATATATTCGCAATTGGCGATTGCAGTGGGTTCTTGGAAAGTACTGGCAAGCCAGTCCTTCCAGCTTTGGCCCAG GTCGCCGAGAGACAGGGGAAGTATTTAGCGGAGTTACTAAACAGTGTGGCTAAAGCTGGAGGAGGGCGAGCAAACAGCATCAAAGAAATCGCATTAGGAGATCCCTTTGTCTATAGGCATCTCGGAAGCATGGCCACCGTTGGGAGATATAAAGCTCTGGTGGACCTGAGGCAGAGCAAG GAGGCAAAAGGTTTGTCCCTGGCAGGATTTACCAGTTGGTTTATCTGGCGCTCTGCTTATCTAACTCGCGTGGTAAGCTGGAGGAACAGGTTCTACGTGGCCATAAACTGGTTCACAACTTTCGTTTTTGGTCGCGACATAAGCCGAATATAG
- the LOC104422372 gene encoding PHD finger-like domain-containing protein 5A: MAKHHPDLIMCRKQPGIAIGRLCEKCDGKCVVCDSYVRPCTLVRVCDECNYGSFQGRCVICGGVGISDAYYCKECTQQEKDRDGCPKIVNLGSAKTDLFYERKKYGFKKR; the protein is encoded by the coding sequence ATGGCCAAGCATCATCCTGATTTGATCATGTGCAGGAAACAGCCAGGAATTGCCATCGGACGACTCTGCGAGAAATGTGATGGCAAGTGTGTCGTCTGTGATTCCTACGTCCGCCCATGCACGCTTGTACGCGTGTGTGATGAGTGCAACTATGGTTCTTTTCAGGGCCGCTGCGTCATCTGTGGGGGAGTGGGAATCTCTGATGCTTACTACTGCAAAGAGTGCACGCAGCAGGAGAAGGACAGGGATGGGTGTCCGAAAATCGTCAATCTAGGAAGTGCTAAAACCGATCTCTTCTACGAACGCAAGAAGTATGGTTTTAAGAAACGGTGA